A segment of the Leptolyngbya sp. NIES-3755 genome:
TTCCAGTCGATTCATTCAAAATTTAGGTTGGTTGAGTCTTTCAGAGATTATTATCCGAATTGTTCGGCTTGCAACAACAGTCATCCTAGCTCGATTTTTGTCCGAATATGACTATGGACTAGCCGCGATCGTACTCACCGTAAATGAGTTCACACAAATGCTCACTCGTTGCGGCATCAGCGCAAAACTGATTCAAGTTGAAGAGGAACGTTTAGAAACTCTAGCAAATTCAGCCTATTGGTTGAGTTGGCTCATCTATCTTGGATTGTTTGTGATTCAGTGTATTTCTGCATTTGCGATCGCCATTTTCTACCGAGACAATCAGCTAATTATCCCAATTTGTGCGACTGCAATTATCTATCTCATTGTTCCGATCGCACAAGTTCAAGCTACATTAATCCAGCGAGAAAACCGCCTGAAGATTATTGCCGTTACAAACGCGCTCCAAATCTCGATCGGGAATGTTCTGACTGCATTGTTCGCCTTTCTCGGCTTTGGAATGTGGGCGATTGTTTTACCCAGAGTATTAGTCGCTCCGCTGTGGGTAATCATTAACTATCACTATCATGATTGGCGACCAAAGCGCTGGACAACCGATCATTGGGGTGAACTCTTCAGATTTGGGCGGCATGTACTAGGCGTTGAACTATTAAAAACTCTGAGAAACAATTTAGATTATCTCATCGTTGGGCGAATGGTTGGAGTGAGAGAACTCGGACTCTACTATTTCGCTTTCAATGCAGGACTGGGAATCAGTCTCAGTTTTATCACTGCAATCAATACTGCCTTGTATCCACATCTGTGTGCAGCAAGGGCAAACTGGCAACAATTTCAGCAGAGATACTTCCATAGCCTGAAAATCACAGCATTCATCATTGTTCCGATCGTCCTTTTACAGTCGAGTCTTGCTCCGATCTATGTTCCGATCGTTTTTAGCCAAAAATGGATCGAAGCAATTCCAATTCTGATGCTCATTTGTCTTTCTGCAATTCCTCGACCGTTTGCGGAGGCGGCTTCTGCGGTTTGGTTAGCGATCGACAAACCGAAAATCGATCTAATCGGAAGTGTTGTGTTTACGATCGTTCTCGCGATCGCGCTTTTAATCGGAACACAGTGGCAATTAACCGGAGTTGCGATCGCGGTACTTGCGACTCACGTTGTTTTTCAGCCCTTATTTACACTCTTGACAACGCGATTTGTGATGCAGCGCACAACATAACCCATCACTCTTCTGATTACCTAGAGGGTGTTATGAACTTTGAAAGCGAAGTTCAACAAACTGTTTGACCATCAACATCGCAAACGCGACCAGGTGAAACCCTGCTAAAGTTTCAGCTAGACGCTCATAATCTCGCACTAACCGCCGAAACCGGGACATCCAGCCAAAACTACGCTCGACCACCCACCGACGAGGAAGCAGCACGAAGCCCTTCTTGGCTTCCGGCAGTTTCACGACTTCCAATCGAACTCCTTGCTGTTCTGCCGCTTGTGCCGCTGGTTC
Coding sequences within it:
- a CDS encoding similar to polysaccharide biosynthesis export protein (similar to AA sequence:cyanobase_aa:all2290), translated to MTVFDQFRQKFSSRFIQNLGWLSLSEIIIRIVRLATTVILARFLSEYDYGLAAIVLTVNEFTQMLTRCGISAKLIQVEEERLETLANSAYWLSWLIYLGLFVIQCISAFAIAIFYRDNQLIIPICATAIIYLIVPIAQVQATLIQRENRLKIIAVTNALQISIGNVLTALFAFLGFGMWAIVLPRVLVAPLWVIINYHYHDWRPKRWTTDHWGELFRFGRHVLGVELLKTLRNNLDYLIVGRMVGVRELGLYYFAFNAGLGISLSFITAINTALYPHLCAARANWQQFQQRYFHSLKITAFIIVPIVLLQSSLAPIYVPIVFSQKWIEAIPILMLICLSAIPRPFAEAASAVWLAIDKPKIDLIGSVVFTIVLAIALLIGTQWQLTGVAIAVLATHVVFQPLFTLLTTRFVMQRTT